One Phocaeicola dorei genomic region harbors:
- a CDS encoding efflux RND transporter periplasmic adaptor subunit encodes MNKRIKWGIIILIGAGLAGLGIYQFTPHENEELTAADALPKENKQRTLKVNAQVIKPHLLTDEILVTGRLVPDEEVSLSFETSGKITDIFFTEGTLVKRGELLAKVNDRQLQAQLKRLEAQIPLAEDRVFRQNALLKRDAVSKEAYEQVKTELATLNADIENIKANIDMTELRAPFDGIIGLRQVSTGAYASPTTVVAKLTKVTPLKVEFAVPERYAREIKKGTNLEFKVEGKLDTYHAQVYATESSIDMETHSLNIRAIYPNRNGELLAGRYADIQLKQKEIEDAIAIPSEAIVPEMGKNKVFVYRSGVADPVDIIIGLRTEAEVQIVRGLSVGDTILTSGTLQLRKGMPVELQAIN; translated from the coding sequence ATGAACAAACGAATCAAATGGGGCATCATTATATTAATCGGAGCCGGCTTGGCCGGACTAGGCATCTATCAATTTACCCCTCACGAAAATGAAGAACTGACAGCCGCCGACGCGTTACCTAAAGAAAACAAGCAACGTACATTGAAAGTCAATGCACAAGTCATAAAACCACACTTGCTGACAGATGAAATATTGGTTACCGGACGCCTGGTTCCTGACGAAGAAGTGAGTTTGTCTTTTGAAACCTCCGGAAAGATCACCGATATTTTTTTCACAGAAGGCACATTGGTAAAACGAGGAGAATTACTTGCCAAAGTAAACGACCGGCAGTTACAGGCTCAATTAAAACGTCTGGAAGCACAAATACCTTTAGCCGAAGACCGTGTGTTCCGTCAAAACGCTCTGTTAAAACGAGATGCAGTCAGTAAAGAAGCATACGAACAGGTAAAAACCGAACTTGCCACCCTTAACGCCGATATCGAAAATATCAAGGCCAATATTGACATGACCGAACTCCGCGCACCATTCGACGGTATCATCGGATTGAGACAGGTCAGTACAGGAGCATACGCCTCCCCTACCACTGTAGTAGCCAAACTGACCAAAGTGACCCCATTGAAAGTAGAGTTCGCTGTACCGGAACGTTATGCCCGGGAAATAAAAAAAGGGACTAATCTGGAGTTCAAAGTAGAAGGAAAACTGGATACCTATCATGCACAGGTTTATGCAACCGAATCCAGTATAGATATGGAAACCCATTCATTGAACATCCGTGCCATCTACCCCAACCGCAACGGCGAACTGCTGGCAGGCAGATATGCAGATATTCAATTAAAACAAAAAGAAATAGAAGACGCGATAGCGATTCCATCCGAAGCTATTGTCCCCGAAATGGGTAAAAATAAAGTATTTGTTTATCGTAGCGGAGTTGCAGACCCTGTAGATATTATTATAGGACTCCGTACCGAAGCCGAAGTACAGATTGTACGAGGATTGTCTGTGGGTGATACCATCCTGACATCGGGTACACTGCAATTACGTAAGGGAATGCCTGTGGAACTTCAGGCCATTAACTAA
- a CDS encoding M28 family metallopeptidase — translation MKKHLLAIALFALCTTGLNAASPKKVTPEKKGVETINRATAEAHIGFLACDELEGREAGWKGGRIAGNYIISCLKQMGIKPLLAGDYIQPFDVYHAERQVKGKRWQVHPDSIAELKKVVHQKLALRNILGKIEGKNPNEIVIIGAHYDHIGYDPMLEGDQIYNGADDNASGVQAVLQVARAFLATGEQPERTVIFAFWDGEEKGLLGSRYFAMNYPDIKKVKGYLNYDMIGRNNREDQPDYFVYFYTAAHQAFGDWLKKDIEDYRLQLSPDYRAWDNPVGGSDNGTFAKLGIPIIWYHTDAHPDYHLPGDETQKINWLKIVDITKASFLAMWKLANEKKY, via the coding sequence ATGAAAAAACACCTCTTAGCTATTGCACTGTTTGCATTATGCACCACCGGGCTGAATGCCGCTTCTCCTAAAAAAGTGACTCCTGAAAAAAAAGGAGTAGAAACCATTAACCGTGCCACAGCCGAAGCACATATCGGCTTTCTGGCCTGTGACGAACTGGAAGGACGCGAAGCCGGATGGAAAGGTGGACGCATTGCAGGCAATTATATCATTTCCTGCCTGAAACAGATGGGAATAAAACCACTGCTAGCCGGAGATTATATACAACCCTTTGATGTATATCATGCTGAACGGCAAGTGAAAGGAAAACGCTGGCAAGTACATCCCGATTCTATTGCGGAACTGAAAAAAGTGGTACATCAAAAATTGGCATTACGTAATATCTTAGGTAAAATAGAAGGAAAGAATCCAAATGAAATTGTCATTATCGGCGCACATTACGACCACATAGGCTACGATCCTATGCTGGAAGGAGATCAGATTTATAACGGTGCAGATGATAATGCATCAGGCGTTCAAGCCGTATTACAGGTAGCCCGTGCCTTTCTTGCTACCGGTGAGCAACCGGAACGTACCGTTATCTTCGCCTTTTGGGATGGTGAGGAAAAGGGATTGCTGGGATCCCGTTATTTCGCCATGAACTATCCGGATATTAAGAAGGTAAAAGGCTATTTGAACTATGACATGATAGGACGTAACAACCGGGAGGACCAGCCCGATTATTTCGTTTACTTCTATACCGCAGCCCATCAGGCCTTCGGTGACTGGCTGAAAAAAGATATTGAAGATTACCGCTTGCAGCTATCCCCTGACTACCGGGCTTGGGACAATCCGGTGGGAGGCAGCGACAACGGCACGTTCGCCAAACTGGGAATACCTATTATATGGTATCACACTGATGCCCATCCCGATTATCACCTTCCGGGAGATGAAACACAGAAAATCAATTGGCTGAAGATAGTCGATATAACCAAAGCCTCTTTCCTTGCGATGTGGAAGCTGGCAAACGAAAAAAAATATTAA
- the rsgA gene encoding ribosome small subunit-dependent GTPase A: MKGLVIKNTGSWYLVKTEDGRTIECKIKGNFRLKGIRSTNPIAVGDYVQIIINNEGTAFISEIEDRKNYIIRRASNLSKQSHILAANLDQCMLIVTINYPETSTIFIDRFLATAEAYRVPVKLIFNKIDRYNEDDTRYMDALINLYTYIGYPCFKVSALNNIGTDEVKKDLKGKVTLLSGNSGVGKSTLINAILPEQTLKTGEISDYHNKGMHTTTFSEMFPVDGGGYIIDTPGIKGFGTFDMEEEEVGHYFKEIFEYSAQCKYGNCTHRHEPGCAVRDAVEKHLISESRYTSYLNMLEDKEEGKYRAAY; this comes from the coding sequence ATGAAAGGACTAGTAATAAAAAACACAGGCAGCTGGTATCTTGTCAAAACAGAAGACGGACGTACCATCGAATGCAAGATCAAAGGAAATTTCCGTTTAAAAGGTATTCGGAGTACCAATCCCATTGCTGTAGGAGATTATGTACAAATCATTATCAACAATGAAGGAACCGCCTTCATCAGTGAGATAGAAGACCGCAAGAACTATATCATCCGGCGCGCCTCTAACCTTTCCAAACAATCGCACATACTGGCGGCCAATCTGGATCAATGTATGCTGATTGTTACAATTAATTATCCCGAAACCTCAACTATATTCATTGACCGTTTTCTAGCCACTGCAGAAGCATACCGTGTACCCGTCAAACTGATATTCAATAAGATAGACAGGTATAATGAGGATGATACACGCTATATGGATGCTCTGATAAACCTGTACACATACATCGGTTACCCTTGCTTCAAAGTTTCCGCACTGAACAACATAGGTACAGACGAAGTGAAAAAAGACCTGAAAGGAAAGGTCACTTTGCTTTCAGGCAACTCAGGAGTAGGGAAATCAACATTAATCAATGCTATTTTGCCTGAACAAACCTTGAAAACAGGTGAAATTTCCGATTACCATAACAAAGGAATGCATACCACAACCTTTTCCGAAATGTTCCCAGTAGACGGTGGTGGATACATCATCGACACTCCGGGTATCAAAGGTTTCGGAACATTTGATATGGAAGAAGAGGAAGTAGGACATTACTTTAAAGAAATATTTGAATATTCCGCTCAATGCAAGTATGGAAACTGCACCCACAGGCACGAGCCCGGATGCGCCGTACGCGATGCAGTGGAGAAACATCTAATCAGCGAGTCACGCTATACTTCTTACCTGAACATGTTGGAAGACAAGGAAGAAGGCAAGTATCGCGCCGCTTACTAA
- the frr gene encoding ribosome recycling factor has product MIDAKTCINDAQEKMDMAVMYLEEALAHIRAGKASTRLLDGIRVDSYGSMVPISNVAAVTTPDARSIAIKPWDKSMFRIIEKAIMDSDLGITPENNGEIIRLGIPPLTEERRKQLAKQCKGEGETAKVSIRNARRDAIDTLKKAVKEGMPEDEQKNAEAKLQKVHDKYIAKIEELLAEKDKEIMTV; this is encoded by the coding sequence ATGATAGACGCAAAAACTTGCATCAACGACGCACAAGAGAAAATGGACATGGCCGTTATGTATTTGGAAGAGGCCTTAGCGCACATTCGTGCAGGAAAAGCCAGTACCCGGTTGCTGGACGGCATTCGTGTTGACTCTTATGGAAGCATGGTTCCCATCAGTAATGTAGCTGCCGTGACTACTCCCGATGCACGCAGTATCGCCATCAAGCCATGGGACAAAAGTATGTTCCGTATCATCGAAAAAGCTATCATGGACTCTGATCTGGGCATCACTCCCGAAAACAACGGTGAAATCATCCGTTTGGGTATTCCGCCATTGACAGAGGAACGCCGCAAGCAACTGGCCAAACAATGTAAAGGCGAAGGCGAAACCGCAAAAGTAAGTATACGCAACGCACGCCGTGACGCTATAGATACACTGAAAAAAGCTGTTAAAGAAGGTATGCCCGAAGACGAGCAAAAGAATGCGGAAGCCAAACTTCAGAAAGTACACGATAAATATATCGCGAAGATTGAAGAACTTCTGGCAGAGAAAGATAAAGAAATTATGACGGTTTAA
- a CDS encoding histidine phosphatase family protein, translating into MITLYLARHGQTEENMTRIFQGHMPGTLTVEGIAQAEALRDTLRDISLDAVVSSDLKRCVDTARIAVEGRNLPWEKMVLLREIDWGSWTGLAIKEVDLRHFPADVETEAMLYERAGRFVDYLKERYDGKQVLAVGHGLINRAVQAHIQGVTLEHLRSVPKMNNAELRRFKLT; encoded by the coding sequence ATGATAACTTTATATTTAGCCCGTCACGGGCAGACAGAAGAGAATATGACCCGTATTTTCCAAGGACATATGCCGGGCACGCTGACTGTTGAAGGAATAGCACAGGCTGAAGCGCTGCGTGATACTTTGCGGGACATCTCTTTGGACGCAGTGGTCAGTAGTGATTTGAAGCGGTGTGTGGATACGGCCCGTATCGCGGTGGAAGGTCGGAACCTGCCTTGGGAGAAAATGGTTTTGTTGCGTGAAATCGATTGGGGGAGCTGGACGGGGCTTGCCATTAAAGAAGTTGATTTGCGACATTTTCCGGCAGATGTGGAAACGGAGGCGATGCTGTATGAGCGTGCGGGGCGTTTTGTGGACTACTTGAAAGAGCGATATGATGGAAAACAGGTGTTGGCTGTCGGACATGGACTGATAAACAGGGCGGTACAGGCACACATTCAAGGAGTAACTTTGGAACATTTGCGTAGTGTGCCAAAGATGAATAATGCGGAACTACGCCGGTTCAAGTTAACGTAA
- a CDS encoding DUF4450 domain-containing protein, producing the protein MKTTYLLLCLLGIGSVSGAGQTKQPQKIGDFIESTSYNEHRRNATRSLQYTPDGDDFVCINGKNRFTRALYGSHTAFRLETSDRPVFAAYTKKNPKHICFKLQTSGGTVALDSTEHCESRYTAGRRSYNLFHPSFEGGNLSIATLALPDKEGAIWQFNARNFKGSNPILLASISEIRNSKLNRNGDMGADPADSFEAPLQPQQLQSCPAQIDGTLYILLENQELRTLTTAEGETLFKKAEAARSETASRIRIETPDPYFNTLGGTLAMAADGIWDGEVWLHGAIGWRMPLSGWRAAYTGDVLGWHDRARTHFNAYAASQVTEVPNTLPHPAQDSALHLARSVKKWGTPQYSNGYICRNPHRNNQMHHYDMNLCCIDELLWHFKWTGDLDYVRQMWPVITRHLAWEKLNYDPDNDGLYDAYACIWASDALYYNSGGVTHSSAYNYRANKTAAQLAEKIGEDPTPYRNEAEKILKAMNERLWLPGKGHWAEYQDFMGHKRVHESAAVWTIYHAIDSETANPFQAYQATRYIDTAIPHIPVTAHGLKENGYATIATTNWLPYSWSVNNIAFAEVMHTALSYFQAGRAEAGYKLLKSSVLDGMYLGDSPGNFGQISFYDAARGECYRDFGDPIGVASRVLIQGLFGILPDALNQQIILRPGFPDDWDKASVSTPDISYRFTRKEDTDTYHITQRFQTPLHPVLQINARKEKIRSVKVNGVPATWQSIESAHGYPLLSIQAEGTSSTTITIEWEGASLHTLAVQELVIASNGKLALQIPSGASISQVYDPQSVLAKHTVEATAFNAQLKGEPGHHTFFVYTHQGEMDWWQPVNIYIENTQKAPSYTDFADIRPEKCRMIDFDRQLNASVTDIYQNEYLSPRSPYTTLQLPTQGIGEWCHPLLSATIDDSGLRSLVHHDTFQTSLGIPFRLKEKGNNILFTSLWDNYPDSSTISLSGTASHAYLLMAGSTNHMQCHIANGIIRIHYADGTSQATELINPDNWCPIEQDLYVDGKAFQVPAPRPYRLHLKSGKVSRDLGKELNITGVYGREIEGGAGILLDIPLDHSKELKGLTLETLSNDVVIGIMGITLQ; encoded by the coding sequence ATGAAAACGACATATTTACTTCTATGCCTGTTGGGCATCGGTAGCGTTTCCGGCGCAGGACAAACCAAGCAGCCACAAAAGATAGGCGATTTCATAGAATCCACTTCGTACAACGAGCATCGCCGGAATGCCACCCGAAGCCTGCAATATACCCCTGACGGAGACGATTTTGTCTGCATCAACGGTAAGAATCGCTTTACCCGTGCCTTATACGGCAGCCACACAGCATTCCGGCTGGAGACAAGCGACCGGCCCGTATTCGCTGCTTATACCAAGAAGAACCCGAAACACATCTGCTTTAAACTGCAGACCTCCGGAGGAACGGTAGCCCTTGATTCTACCGAACACTGCGAGTCCCGTTATACAGCGGGACGCCGCAGCTACAATTTATTCCACCCATCCTTCGAAGGTGGAAACTTATCTATTGCCACATTGGCACTTCCCGATAAAGAAGGGGCCATCTGGCAATTCAACGCCCGGAATTTCAAGGGATCCAATCCCATTCTACTGGCATCCATTTCAGAGATACGTAATTCCAAGCTAAACCGTAACGGAGATATGGGAGCCGACCCTGCCGACAGTTTCGAAGCTCCTCTCCAGCCTCAACAGTTACAATCCTGCCCGGCACAGATAGATGGAACACTTTATATTCTATTGGAAAACCAGGAACTACGTACACTGACAACTGCCGAAGGCGAAACCCTGTTTAAAAAAGCAGAAGCTGCCCGCTCCGAAACAGCCTCACGCATCCGCATTGAAACACCCGACCCTTATTTCAACACCTTAGGAGGCACTCTGGCCATGGCAGCTGATGGAATCTGGGACGGCGAAGTATGGTTACACGGTGCCATAGGATGGCGGATGCCACTCAGTGGTTGGCGAGCCGCTTATACCGGCGATGTTTTGGGATGGCATGACCGTGCCCGGACCCATTTCAACGCATACGCGGCAAGTCAGGTCACCGAAGTGCCCAACACCCTCCCCCATCCGGCACAAGATTCCGCCCTGCATCTGGCACGTTCCGTCAAGAAATGGGGTACCCCCCAATACAGTAACGGATACATCTGCCGTAATCCGCATCGCAATAATCAGATGCACCACTACGACATGAACCTTTGCTGCATAGACGAATTGTTATGGCATTTCAAATGGACGGGGGACTTGGATTATGTCCGCCAAATGTGGCCTGTCATCACCCGTCACCTCGCATGGGAAAAGCTGAACTACGACCCAGATAACGACGGGCTGTATGACGCATACGCCTGCATTTGGGCCAGTGACGCCCTTTATTACAATAGCGGAGGAGTCACCCATTCATCGGCTTATAACTACCGTGCCAACAAGACAGCGGCCCAATTGGCTGAAAAGATAGGCGAAGATCCCACTCCTTACCGCAACGAAGCCGAAAAGATTCTGAAAGCCATGAACGAGAGGCTATGGCTTCCCGGTAAAGGACATTGGGCGGAATATCAAGATTTTATGGGACACAAGCGAGTACACGAAAGTGCCGCTGTATGGACCATTTATCATGCTATAGACAGCGAGACAGCTAACCCGTTCCAAGCCTATCAGGCTACCCGTTATATAGACACAGCCATTCCTCATATTCCCGTCACAGCCCATGGATTAAAAGAGAATGGATATGCCACTATCGCCACCACCAACTGGCTACCCTATTCATGGAGTGTCAATAATATCGCCTTTGCCGAAGTCATGCATACCGCATTGTCATACTTCCAGGCCGGACGTGCCGAGGCCGGATACAAACTTTTGAAAAGCTCTGTTCTAGACGGCATGTATCTAGGAGACAGTCCGGGCAACTTCGGCCAGATCAGCTTCTATGATGCCGCACGCGGAGAATGCTACCGGGATTTCGGCGATCCCATCGGGGTCGCTTCACGAGTACTGATCCAAGGACTGTTCGGTATCCTGCCGGATGCCCTGAACCAGCAAATCATCCTCCGGCCGGGCTTTCCGGACGACTGGGACAAGGCTTCCGTCAGTACTCCCGATATAAGCTATCGCTTTACCCGAAAAGAAGATACGGACACCTATCATATCACACAACGGTTCCAGACTCCTCTCCATCCGGTATTGCAAATCAATGCCAGAAAAGAGAAGATCCGTTCAGTAAAAGTGAATGGTGTTCCTGCCACATGGCAATCCATCGAATCGGCCCATGGCTATCCTCTTCTTTCAATCCAGGCGGAAGGAACATCTTCAACCACCATTACCATCGAATGGGAAGGAGCATCACTTCATACATTGGCAGTCCAAGAACTAGTCATCGCTTCAAACGGGAAGTTGGCTTTGCAAATACCTTCGGGAGCATCCATCTCCCAAGTATATGATCCTCAGAGCGTTTTAGCAAAACACACAGTGGAAGCCACCGCTTTCAACGCACAGCTAAAAGGTGAACCGGGACACCACACTTTCTTTGTTTACACTCATCAAGGAGAAATGGATTGGTGGCAACCTGTTAATATCTATATAGAGAACACCCAGAAAGCCCCTTCCTATACAGACTTTGCAGATATCCGTCCCGAAAAATGCCGGATGATTGATTTTGACAGACAACTGAATGCTTCTGTCACCGATATTTATCAAAATGAATACCTGTCTCCCCGGTCTCCATACACTACTTTGCAACTTCCCACACAAGGAATAGGAGAATGGTGTCATCCGCTGCTGAGCGCTACCATAGACGACTCGGGATTACGCAGCCTTGTACATCATGATACTTTCCAAACGTCTTTAGGCATCCCTTTCCGTCTGAAAGAAAAAGGGAACAACATTCTTTTCACCTCCCTATGGGATAATTACCCGGACAGTTCCACCATCTCACTATCTGGTACAGCTTCACATGCTTATCTGCTGATGGCGGGAAGTACCAACCACATGCAATGCCACATTGCCAATGGAATAATCCGCATACACTATGCAGACGGAACTTCCCAAGCAACGGAGTTGATCAATCCGGACAACTGGTGTCCCATAGAACAAGACCTCTATGTGGACGGCAAAGCGTTCCAAGTACCTGCTCCCCGGCCGTACCGTCTGCACTTGAAAAGCGGTAAAGTAAGCCGTGACCTGGGTAAAGAACTCAACATCACTGGTGTATATGGACGTGAGATAGAAGGTGGTGCAGGCATATTGCTCGATATTCCTTTGGATCATTCCAAGGAACTAAAAGGGCTGACCCTGGAAACCCTGTCCAATGATGTAGTGATAGGAATAATGGGAATCACTTTGCAATAA
- a CDS encoding glycoside hydrolase family 105 protein, with protein sequence MKNYCYIYLLAACMAPMSLQAKKAIPYSGEVCIAPLPTVPTPLPGISSDSYAQRFADSEMLRFPKAYQLDHGKRLFFGYSQGVGCCAMLDMWKNTGDKRYFTYVEEWADSLINEKGEIHLYDMSTYNLDYINSGKVLFDLYKETGKEKYKAAMDLLVEQLKRQPRTLEGGFWHKLIYQHQMWLDGLYMASPFLARYGAEFNRPDLIDEAVKQFTLCHKHTYSPETGLYHHAWDESKSQRWANPQDGTSPNFWGRSIGWWFMAMVDVLDYIPDNHPGRASLISWIQGLAESLPNYQRDGLWYQVIDQPEREGNFPEASVTTQCMYAYAKAVNKGYIDAQYRTIAEKAFNGLKQTLLLENPDGTLTLTRCCQVGGLGGTPYRDGSFEYYIGEKMRDNDAKATGPFIMGCLQLGK encoded by the coding sequence ATGAAAAATTACTGTTACATCTATTTATTGGCCGCCTGCATGGCACCCATGTCTCTCCAAGCTAAAAAAGCAATTCCGTACAGTGGAGAAGTATGCATAGCCCCTCTCCCTACAGTCCCCACACCCCTTCCCGGTATATCTTCCGATTCATATGCCCAGCGCTTTGCCGACTCTGAGATGCTCCGCTTTCCCAAAGCCTATCAGCTAGATCATGGCAAACGGCTCTTTTTCGGGTATTCACAAGGAGTAGGCTGTTGCGCCATGCTGGATATGTGGAAAAATACCGGTGACAAACGTTACTTTACTTATGTTGAGGAATGGGCGGATAGTTTGATTAACGAAAAAGGAGAAATCCACCTCTATGATATGTCAACTTACAACCTAGATTACATCAATTCAGGAAAAGTTCTGTTTGACCTCTATAAAGAAACAGGCAAAGAAAAATACAAAGCAGCTATGGACTTACTGGTAGAACAACTCAAAAGACAACCACGTACGCTGGAAGGTGGCTTCTGGCATAAATTGATCTATCAACATCAGATGTGGCTGGACGGACTTTATATGGCTTCCCCTTTCCTAGCCCGCTATGGAGCGGAATTCAACCGTCCTGATCTGATTGATGAGGCGGTAAAACAATTCACACTTTGCCACAAACATACCTATTCACCGGAAACCGGATTATATCATCATGCCTGGGACGAGAGCAAATCCCAACGTTGGGCAAATCCGCAAGACGGTACTTCACCTAATTTTTGGGGACGCAGTATAGGCTGGTGGTTCATGGCCATGGTAGATGTACTGGACTATATTCCCGACAACCACCCCGGACGTGCCTCGCTTATCAGTTGGATTCAAGGTTTGGCAGAAAGCCTGCCCAACTATCAAAGAGACGGTCTATGGTATCAGGTAATAGACCAGCCCGAGCGTGAAGGTAATTTTCCCGAAGCATCCGTAACCACCCAATGTATGTATGCTTATGCCAAAGCGGTGAACAAAGGATATATAGATGCCCAATACCGGACCATCGCGGAAAAAGCCTTCAACGGATTAAAGCAAACATTGCTTCTCGAGAACCCCGACGGAACTCTGACGCTGACCCGTTGCTGCCAAGTAGGCGGACTAGGCGGCACTCCTTACCGCGACGGAAGCTTTGAATATTACATTGGCGAAAAAATGCGTGACAACGATGCCAAAGCTACCGGTCCTTTCATCATGGGTTGCCTGCAGCTTGGCAAATAG
- the pyrH gene encoding UMP kinase, with translation MARFKRILLKLSGESLMGEKQYGIDEKRLGEYAQQIKEIHDLGVQIGIVIGGGNIFRGLSGASKGFDRVKGDQMGMLATVINSLGLSSALGAAGVKARVLTAIRMEPIGEFYNKWKAIEAMENGEVVIMSAGTGNPFFTTDTGSSLRGIEIEADVMLKGTRVDGIYTADPEKDPTATKFDDITYDEVLKRGLKVMDLTATCMCKENNLPIIVFDMDTVGNLKKVMTGENIGTLVHN, from the coding sequence ATGGCAAGATTTAAAAGAATTCTACTAAAGCTGAGCGGCGAAAGCCTGATGGGCGAAAAGCAATATGGTATAGACGAAAAGCGTCTGGGTGAATATGCGCAACAAATCAAGGAGATACACGACCTTGGCGTACAAATAGGTATTGTAATCGGTGGTGGAAATATCTTCCGTGGGCTGAGTGGAGCTTCTAAAGGTTTTGACCGTGTAAAAGGTGACCAAATGGGAATGTTGGCAACCGTTATCAACAGCTTGGGATTGAGTTCCGCATTGGGAGCAGCCGGAGTCAAGGCACGTGTATTGACAGCTATCCGCATGGAACCCATCGGTGAGTTTTACAACAAATGGAAAGCGATTGAAGCGATGGAAAACGGAGAAGTTGTAATTATGTCTGCCGGAACAGGCAATCCGTTTTTTACTACCGATACCGGGTCTTCCCTACGTGGTATCGAGATAGAAGCCGATGTGATGCTGAAAGGAACACGCGTGGACGGCATTTATACAGCTGATCCTGAAAAGGACCCCACTGCTACGAAATTTGACGATATCACCTACGATGAGGTATTAAAGCGCGGTTTGAAAGTAATGGATCTTACAGCAACCTGCATGTGCAAGGAAAACAACCTACCCATTATCGTTTTCGACATGGACACAGTAGGTAACCTGAAAAAAGTAATGACCGGTGAAAATATAGGAACACTGGTACACAACTGA
- a CDS encoding MATE family efflux transporter, whose product MIQLNNGNKKILQIAIPSIVSNITVPLLGLIDVTIVGHLGSAAYIGAIAVGGMLFNIIYWIFGFLRMGTSGMTSQAYGRHDLNEVTRLLLRSVGVGLFIAFTLLALQYPIERIAFTFIQTTEEVEHLAGLYFRICIWGAPAVLGLYSFAGWYIGMQNSRFPMYIAITQNIVNIAVSLLLVYGLGMKIEGVAIGTLTAQYAGLVMAYLLWLRYYSTLRKRIEWHSFFDKQAMYRFFQVNRDIFFRTICLVAVTVFFTSAGAAQGEVVLAVNTLLMQLFTLFSYIMDGFAYAGEALTGRYIGANNQKALHTTVRQLFGWGLGLSLSFTLLYSIGGQSFLGLLTNETTVIHASESYFYWVLAIPLAGFSAFLFDGIFIGATATHLMLKAMIAASVSFFLIYYGFRGAMGNHALWMAFITYLLLRGVMQGVMGRNILGYKTSKKD is encoded by the coding sequence ATGATTCAACTTAATAACGGAAACAAAAAAATACTTCAAATTGCCATCCCTTCTATCGTTTCAAACATTACAGTTCCTCTGTTGGGTTTGATTGATGTTACTATTGTAGGTCATTTGGGCTCTGCCGCCTACATCGGAGCAATAGCTGTAGGCGGAATGCTTTTCAACATCATCTACTGGATTTTCGGTTTTCTGCGTATGGGAACCAGCGGCATGACTTCACAAGCATACGGCAGGCACGACCTGAATGAAGTCACCCGGTTACTACTCCGTTCCGTCGGAGTAGGATTATTCATTGCATTTACTTTGCTAGCCTTGCAATATCCTATAGAAAGAATTGCATTCACCTTTATCCAAACGACTGAAGAAGTAGAACATCTGGCCGGTCTCTATTTCCGTATCTGTATTTGGGGAGCACCGGCTGTATTAGGGCTTTACAGTTTTGCCGGCTGGTATATCGGTATGCAAAATTCCCGTTTCCCCATGTATATAGCCATCACACAAAATATAGTGAACATTGCGGTCAGTCTTCTTCTAGTATATGGATTAGGAATGAAAATAGAAGGTGTCGCTATCGGAACATTAACTGCACAATATGCCGGGCTAGTCATGGCATATTTGTTGTGGTTACGCTACTACAGCACCCTGCGGAAACGCATAGAATGGCATTCCTTCTTTGACAAACAGGCCATGTACCGTTTCTTCCAAGTAAACAGGGATATCTTTTTCCGTACCATCTGCCTGGTGGCGGTTACTGTCTTTTTCACCTCGGCAGGTGCGGCACAAGGAGAAGTGGTGTTGGCGGTCAATACATTACTTATGCAATTATTCACTTTATTCTCCTACATTATGGACGGCTTCGCATACGCCGGAGAAGCATTGACAGGAAGATATATCGGAGCCAATAATCAGAAAGCACTCCACACGACGGTTCGCCAACTATTCGGCTGGGGACTAGGATTATCACTTAGTTTCACCTTATTATATAGTATAGGAGGACAATCCTTTCTCGGATTACTGACTAACGAAACAACTGTCATTCATGCTTCCGAAAGTTATTTTTATTGGGTACTTGCCATTCCTTTGGCAGGCTTCTCTGCTTTTTTGTTCGATGGAATATTCATCGGTGCGACGGCCACCCATCTGATGCTGAAAGCCATGATAGCAGCTTCTGTCAGTTTCTTTCTTATTTACTACGGTTTCCGGGGAGCAATGGGCAATCACGCTTTATGGATGGCATTCATTACCTATCTTCTACTTCGCGGAGTAATGCAAGGAGTTATGGGAAGAAATATTTTAGGATATAAAACAAGTAAAAAAGATTAA